The Colletotrichum higginsianum IMI 349063 chromosome 2, whole genome shotgun sequence genome has a segment encoding these proteins:
- a CDS encoding Signal recognition particle receptor beta subunit — protein sequence MADKMSGSLTEFFELIMTPSAPVILIGAAIVLLFPILLHYILIKSTPYTTLPSVLLLGPAGAGKTALLTLFERGDAPASTHTSQRPQTVELTASRDSKTAQSFRNHDDTSGTHTKFLLVDTPGHGKLRNHAMAKLAGAASDKSKLKAILFLVDAAAIGENEVLAPTAAYLYDVLLGLQKRASSSKSSKPPAPIPVLVAANKTDLFTALPAALVKTNLEAEITRIRSSRSKGLLDSGVGIDDIGSEEHDDWLGAYGTEKFTFDQLREFDVDVDVIAGNVTGSGSGPDKWWSWIAQRV from the coding sequence ATGGCCGACAAGATGAGCGGCTCCTTGACGGAGTTCTTCGAGCTCATCATGaccccctcggcgcccgtCATCCTtatcggcgccgccatcgtcctGCTCTTTCCCATCCTCCTGCACTACATCCTGATCAAGTCGACGCCCTACACGACCCTCCCTTCGGTCCTCCTCCTGggccccgccggcgccggcaagacAGCCTTGCTCACCCTTTTCGAGCGCGGCGACGCCCCCGCATCCACGCACACGAGCCAACGGCCCCAGACAGTCGAGCTGACAGCCTCGCGCGACAGCAAGACGGCCCAGAGCTTCCGCAACCACGATGACACCTCGGGCACCCACACCAAGTTCCTCCTCGTTGACACCCCGGGCCACGGCAAGCTGCGCAACCACGCGATGGCCaagctcgccggcgccgcctcggaCAAGTCCAAGCTCAAGGCCATCTTGTTTctggtcgacgccgccgccatcggcgagAACGAGGTCCTCgcgcccaccgccgcctACCTCTACGACGTTCTCCTCGGTCTGCAGAAGCGCGCCTCCTCGAGCAAGTCGTCCAAGCCCCCCGCGCCCATCCCCgtgctcgtcgccgccaacaagaCGGATCTTTTCACGGCGCTGCCGGCCGCGCTGGTCAAGACgaacctcgaggccgagatcacCCGGATACGCTCGTCGCGCAGCAAGGGCCTGCTCGACTCGGGagtcggcatcgacgacatcgGCTCCGAGGAGCACGACGACTGGCTGGGCGCATACGGCACGGAGAAGTTTACATTTGACCAGCTGCGCGAGTTCGACGTTGATGTCGACGTCATCGCGGGCAACGTTACGGGAAGCGGCTCGGGCCCGGACAAGTGGTGGTCTTGGATTGCGCAGCGGGTATAA
- a CDS encoding Cystathionine beta-synthase: protein MGDVKSINATRVAVTARSATELIGNTPLVRLNKIPQSLGIEAEIYAKVELFNAGGSVKDRIALRMIEEAERSGRIKPGDTLIEPTSGNTGIGLALVGAIKGYKTIITLPEKMSAEKVSVLRALGATIIRTPTQAAWDSPESHIGVARRLEKEIPNAHILDQYGNLDNPLAHEFGTAEEIWAQTGGAVDAVVAGAGTGGTITGIARGLKKHNKNIKVIAADPHGSILAVPESLNKEHENESYKVEGIGYDFIPDVLDRDLVDKWYKTEDRESFQLARRLIAEEGLLVGGSSGSALAAAFRAIKDLGLGKGHTVVVVLPDSIRSYLSKFADDDWLAANDLLPEVNGLDTHATAGADADKPSNGGSKTAGADPYEGATIRALRLKPVMSVPATSPCSEASEIMRDKGFDQLPVLSATGNRLVGLVTLGNLLSYISSGRATGSSPVSDVMFDFGRLDEVVTDPRQAGEGAGDKARKQKKRNFVEITLDTPLSVLSKFLEWNSAAVVTDKADGAGSLSKPVAVVTKVDLLTWVVNKKA, encoded by the exons ATGGGCGACGTCAAGTCCATCAACGCCACCAGggtcgccgtcaccgcccgGTCGGCCACCGAGCTCATCGGTAACACGCCCCTCGTGCGCCTCAACAAGATCCCCCAGAGCCTgggcatcgaggccgagatctACGCAAAGGTCGAGCTCTTCAatgccggcggcagcgtcaaGGACCGCATCGCCCTGCGCAtgatcgaggaggccgagaggtCTGGCCGCATCAAGCCCGGCGACACCCTCATCGAGCCCACCAGCGGTAACAC cGGCATTGGcctggccctcgtcggcgccattAAGGGCTACAAGACCATCATCACTCTCCCCGAAAAGATGTCGGCCGAAAAGGTCTCGGTCCTGCGCGCTCTGGGCGCCACCATCATCCGCACACCCACCCAGGCCGCCTGGGACAGCCCCGAGTCGCacatcggcgtcgcccgccgcctcgagaaggagatccCCAACGCCCACATCCTCGACCAGTACGGCAACCTCGACAACCCCCTCGCCCACGAGTTCGGCACCGCCGAGGAGATCTGGGCCCAGACCGGcggtgccgtcgacgccgtcgtcgccggcgcagGCACCGGAGGCACCATCACCGGCATCGCCCGCGGCCTCAAGAAGCACAACAAGAACATCaaggtcatcgccgccgaccccCACGGCAGCATCCTCGCCGTGCCCGAATCCCTCAACAAGGAGCACGAGAACGAGTCCTACAAGGTCGAGGGCATCGGCTACGACTTCATCcccgacgtcctcgaccgcgacctcgtcgacaagtGGTACAAGACCGAGGACCGCGAGTCCTTCCagctcgcccgccgcctcatcgccgaggagggcctgctcgtcggcggcagctccgGCTCCGCCCTGGCCGCAGCCTTCCGCGCCATCAAGGACCTCGGTCTCGGCAAGGgccacaccgtcgtcgtcgtcctgccCGACAGCATCCGCAGCTACCTCTCCAAGtttgccgacgacgactggctcgccgccaacgacctcCTCCCCGAGGTCAACGGTCTCGACACCcacgccaccgccggcgccgacgccgacaagcctagcaacggcggcagcaagaccgccggcgccgaccccTACGAGGGCGCCACCATCCGCGCCCTGCGCCTGAAGCCCGTCATGTCTGTCCCCGCCACGAGCCCGTGCTCCGAGGCCTCCGAGATCATGCGCGACAAGGGCTTCGACCAGCTGCCCGTCCTCTCCGCGACCGGCAACAGGCTCGTCGGTCTCGTGACGCTCGGCAACCTGCTCAGCTACATCTCGTCCGGCCGCGCCACGGGCTCGAGCCCCGTCAGCGACGTCATGTTCGACTttggccgcctcgacgaggttgtcACCGACCCCCGCCAGgctggcgagggcgccggcgacaaggccaggaagcagaagaagcgcaaCTTTGTCGAGATCACCCTCGACACGCCCCTCTCCGTGCTCAGCAAGTTCCTCGAGTGGaacagcgccgccgtcgtcaccgacaaggccgacggcgccggcagccTGTCCAAGCCCGTGGCCGTCGTCACCAAGGTCGATCTGCTCACCTGGGTCGTGAACAAGAAGGCCTGA
- a CDS encoding Amid-like mitochondrial, with protein sequence MAAEPTTPSSQRNIVILGGSYGGVSTAHYLLKHVLPKLPNHDVYQVALVSPSTQALCRPACPRALISDDMFPQDKLFVDILTAFTSYSKTTPFRFVHGTATSVNHVERTVDIALANDHGVETLTYHALVIATGASTPSPLLGLNRDAETLRQSWAEFRKDLPKAKSIVIAGGGPAGVETAGELGEHLNGRAGWASTKLENPKTSITLVTAASQILPALRPSIAQKAEEYLAQVGVTILKGVRVEAVSPALAGVGQVVQNAAITLDSGKTLEADLYIPATGTRPNTDFVDGSLLLPDRRVDTNPSTLRVDKAGARVYAIGDASSFARPAVHNILSAVPVLCFNIRRDLLLTSERPEAAAAEDRLFTEDTRETQLVPIGRSKGVGAAMGYRLPSFGVWMIKGRDYWLWTTGSLWSGSQWAKES encoded by the coding sequence ATGGCGGCAGAGCCTACAACCCCATCCTCCCAAAGAAACATCGTCATTCTTGGAGGCTCATATGGCGGCGTTTCGACGGCCCATTACCTCCTTAAACATGTCCTGCCGAAACTGCCCAACCATGACGTGTACCAAGTCGCTCTCGTCAGCCCCTCGACACAAGCTCTGTGTCGTCCAGCGTGTCCTCGGGCGCTGATATCCGACGATATGTTCCCCCAAGACAAGCTCTTCGTCGACATCTTGACCGCATTCACGTCGTATTCCAAGACCACCCCGTTCCGGTTCGTTCACGGGACCGCAACATCGGTGAACCACGTCGAGCGAACCGTGGACATCGCCTTGGCAAACGATCATGGCGTCGAGACCTTGACCTATCATGCCCTAGTCATCGCTACGGGGGCATCGACGCCTTCGCCTCTCCTCGGTCTCAACCGCGACGCGGAGACCCTGAGGCAGAGCTGGGCCGAGTTTCGAAAGGATCTGCCAAAAGCCAAgagcatcgtcatcgccggcggggGCCCGGCAGGAGTCGAGACCGCGGGGGAGCTCGGCGAGCATCTTAATGGTCGAGCTGGCTGGGCAAGTACCAAGCTGGAGAACCCGAAAACCTCCATCACACTCGTGACCGCCGCGTCCCAGATTCTCCCTGCCCTTCGCCCGAGTATCGCCCAGAAAGCGGAGGAGTACCTCGCCCAAGTTGGAGTCACCATCCTCAAGGGTGTCCGGGTCGAGGCTGTTAGCCCGGCCTTAGCGGGAGTTGGTCAAGTCGTGCAgaacgccgccatcacccTCGACAGTGGCAAgacgctcgaggccgaccttTACATCCCTGCGACGGGAACACGACCAAACACCGACTTCGTCGATggcagcctcctccttcccgACCGCAGGGTTGACACCAATCCCTCGACTCTTCGCGTCGACAAAGCCGGCGCCCGCGTCTACGCCATCGGCGACGCGTCCTCCTTCGCCAGACCCGCCGTCCACAACATCCTGAGCGCCGTCCCGGTCCTGTGCTTCAACATCAGACGCGATCTTCTCCTGACCTCAGAGAGACCAGAGGCCGCGGCAGCGGAGGACAGGCTGTTCACTGAGGACACCCGTGAGACCCAGCTGGTTCCGATCGGGAGGAGCAAAGGCGTGGGCGCTGCGATGGGGTATCGGCTACCCAGCTTCGGGGTTTGGATGATCAAGGGAAGGGATTATTGGTTGTGGACGACTGGTAGTCTTTGGAGCGGGAGCCAATGGGCCAAGGAGTCGTGA
- a CDS encoding FAD binding domain-containing protein has product MARIQDFQGMQYSRTGDELEQQDYAFFNQQYATSTYQKDHDMNPDLIVRPKHDEDVIRAVNWARENKVAVAVKSGGHQYSGASSTGGKNIQVDLSNTYKDLMVLRPKEPIADDRALVYIGVSTTMMDLNKYLKHNKLFVPTGQCAYVGVGGHGQTGGYGQLGRSFGLFGDHIKTIRLVCHDGVIRDITKLNDPELFYALLGGSPGNFGIITHYIVEVYRSKSYLGTVAGPNGFKGPHGIKALWIYSKEVLTRLLTTIAEMADDPTFPRGFDLCVSVISTEFPMATLFKELNDASVWDRVQDKIRNALEDKFLKLLNGKFPASIILYAQWCPTSKGDKYDARVDAWFNKFRELKGLLENESLQFGEFDMEMSDMTGQWLFPRAREFDLPYVKRTYATKSTTLGRDNWVGAVVDRIDLIYNPEQYLRGHAGEKAFERFMRCKLSVQIQCFGGAESRFFANRGNGTSYSWRDSSVVQTLDCFHNPDEESRRYAQDWQNKNDTVMIGPRSPFSKQDRRVLWGSYGDWNLGDESVWKTYYEDQEKYNRLGRVRARADPNGTFTANPFAVTAAGSKK; this is encoded by the coding sequence ATGGCTCGCATTCAAGACTTTCAGGGTATGCAATACTCTCGcaccggcgacgagctcgaacAGCAGGACTACGCCTTCTTCAACCAGCAGTATGCCACCTCCACCTACCAGAAGGACCACGACATGAACCCGGACCTCATCGTCCGGCCAAAGCATGACGAGGACGTCATCAGGGCCGTCAACTGGGCCCGCGAGAacaaggtcgccgtcgccgtcaagaGCGGCGGCCACCAGTACAGCGGCGCCTCCTCCACCGGCGGCAAAAACATCCAGGTCGACCTCAGCAACACCTACAAGGACCTGATGGTCTTGCGGCCCAAGGAGcccatcgccgacgacaGAGCCCTTGTTTATATCGGCGTCAGCACCACCATGATGGACCTCAACAAGTACCTCAAGCACAACAAGCTCTTCGTCCCGACCGGGCAGTGCGCCTacgtcggcgttggcggaCACGGCCAGACCGGCGGCTACGGGCAGCTCGGTCGCAGcttcggcctcttcggcgaCCACATCAAGACCATCCGCCTTGTCTGCCACGACGGTGTCATCAGGGACATCACCAAGTTGAACGACCCCGAGCTGTTCtacgccctcctcggcggtaGCCCGGGCAACTTCGGTATCATCACCCACTACATCGTCGAGGTGTACAGATCCAAGAGCTACCTCGGCACCGTTGCCGGACCAAACGGCTTCAAGGGCCCCCACGGTATCAAAGCACTGTGGATCTACTCCAAGGAGGTCCTCACCCGGCTGCTCACCACCATTgccgagatggccgacgACCCAACCTTCCCGCGCGGGTTCGACCTCTGCGTCAGCGTCATCAGCACAGAGTTCCCCATGGCCACCCTGTTCAAGGAGCTCAACGACGCCAGCGTCTGGGACCGCGTCCAGGACAAGATCAGGAACGCCTTGGAGGACAAGTTCCTCAAGCTCCTCAACGGCAAGTTCCCGGCCTCCATCATCCTCTACGCGCAGTGGTGCCCGACCAGCAAGGGCGACAAGTACGACGCCCGCGTCGACGCCTGGTTCAACAAGTTCCGGGAGCTCAAGGGCCTGCTGGAGAACGAGAGCCTGCAGTTCGGCGAGTTCGACATGGAAATGTCCGACATGACGGGCCAGTGGCTCTTCCCGCGGGCGCGCGAGTTCGACCTCCCCTACGTCAAGCGCACCTACGCGACCAAGTCGACGACGCTGGGCCGCGACAACtgggtcggcgccgtcgtcgaccgcaTCGACCTCATCTACAACCCGGAGCAGTACCTCCGCGGTCACGCCGGCGAGAAGGCCTTTGAGCGCTTCATGCGCTGCAAGCTCTCGGTGCAGATCCAGTgcttcggcggcgccgagtcGCGCTTCTTCGCCAACAGGGGCAACGGCACCTCGTACAGCTGGCGGGACTCGTCCGTCGTCCAGACGCTGGACTGCTTCCACAACCCGGACGAGGAGTCCAGGCGGTACGCCCAGGACTGGCAGAACAAGAACGACACCGTCATGATCGGGCCGCGCAGCCCGTTCAGCAAGCAGGACAGACGTGTCCTTTGGGGGTCCTACGGGGACTGGAACCTGGGCGACGAGAGTGTGTGGAAGACGTACTACGAGGACCAAGAGAAGTATAACAGACTTGGGAGGGTCAGGGCCAGGGCCGACCCTAACGGCACCTTTACGGCAAACCCATTTGCTGTCACAGCGGCTGGTAGCAAGAAGTGA
- a CDS encoding Tripeptidyl peptidase sed3 — MLPLLVSIISLALSVTPIHASQLGLVQVEYARAPPSQWTRSRPADPDHLFSLSIALDKSRQVEEALYSVSTPGHTLYGKHLSQIEAQLLLNPDSEALDAVVSWLVEQGNADAAAINIDDHWIRLKTTVRDANMLLDADFAWFQHADSGKEVLRTLKYSLPLDLKRSISLITPTTRFCSHPMMHQAPASSPPAEEQIPGGEELRKHKRSLAGSSPKLLYTLQADAAPPPLAQSAQVDPTCNRSVTPSCIRALYNVPAGLTASPARGIGVYASQNQVAKFADFALFAKKVDPPSTGVNFSFLSINGGTIDQNQNKLSNAELNFDIQYTASLSNPVPNVELSVAGDGPIKLELGGQPGDTTEPWLIWLDAMLKLPDDQLPHTITTSFGENEQSLPDGYVQQVCNQFGALGARGVTMFAASGDSGPGNTCVTNDGTKSTRFNAVFPASCPFVTGVGGVRGVTPERASDFSSGGFSDKFARPAYQEQAVPAYLKNAIGGRFEGLFNASGRGFPDVSAQSFNLTFVNEGQLSGFQGTSAAAPIWAGMVGSVNAALIQAGKPPMGFINPWLYGAGLQALNDVAAGQSVGCTGTTGFGTKKFPPEFGAKIVPNASWPSVAGWDAVSGLGTPDIGKMLALRMAM; from the coding sequence ATGTTGCCTCTCCTGGTTTCGATCATTTCCCTTGCCCTCTCTGTCACCCCTATCCACGCATCGCAGCTTGGCTTAGTACAAGTGGAATATGCGAGAGCGCCGCCATCTCAATGGACACGTTCTCGCCCCGCGGATCCTGACCATCTGTTCAGTCTCTCTATTGCCCTCGACAAGAGCCGCCAGGTAGAGGAGGCGCTCTACAGCGTATCGACACCCGGTCATACCCTTTACGGCAAGCACCTGTCACAAATTGAGGCACAGTTGCTGCTCAACCCGGACAGCGAAGCCCTTGACGCCGTAGTGAGCTGGCTTGTCGAACAAGGAAACGCAGATGCGGCAGCCATCAACATCGACGACCACTGGATCCGGCTCAAGACGACGGTGAGGGATGCCAACATGCTTCTCGATGCGGACTTTGCATGGTTCCAGCATGCGGACAGCGGCAAAGAGGTTTTGAGAACGTTGAAGTACTCACTGCCGCTGGATCTGAAACGCAGCATCTCGTTGATAACCCCCACAACGAGGTTCTGTTCGCATCCCATGATGCATCAAGCGCCTGCATCTTCCCCTCCTGCGGAAGAGCAAATTcctggcggcgaggagcttcGGAAACACAAGAGGTCGCTTGCAGGGTCGAGCCCGAAGCTTCTGTACACGCTGCAGGCGGATGCTGCGCCTCCACCACTGGCCCAGTCTGCCCAAGTCGATCCCACGTGTAACAGAAGCGTCACGCCCAGCTGCATCAGGGCGCTCTACAACGTCCCCGCAGGCTTAACGGCCAGCCCGGCTCGTGGCATCGGGGTCTACGCCTCCCAGAACCAGGTCGCCAAGTTCGCCGAtttcgccctcttcgccaaGAAAGTTGACCCGCCATCGACTGGTGTAAACTTTTCCTTCCTCAGCATTAACGGCGGGACAATCGATCAGAACCAGAACAAGCTCTCCAACGCCGAGCTGAACTTCGACATTCAGTACACCGCCTCCCTGTCCAACCCGGTCCCCAACGTCGAGCTCTCTGTCGCGGGAGACGGGCCGATCAAGCTGGAGCTGGGAGGCCAGCCGGGAGACACGACGGAGCCTTGGCTCATATGGCTGGACGCCATGCTCAAGCTGCCGGACGACCAGCTCCCGCACACCATCACGACGAGCTTCGGCGAGAACGAACAGTCCCTGCCGGACGGGTACGTCCAGCAGGTCTGCAACCAgttcggcgccctcggcgctcGGGGGGTCACCATGTTCGCCGCGTCGGGCGACTCCGGGCCGGGCAACACGTGCGTCACGAACGACGGCACAAAGAGCACGCGATTCAACGCCGTGTTCCCGGCGTCGTGCCCCTTCGTCacgggcgtcggcggcgtccgggGCGTGACGCCGGAGCGCGCGAGCGACTTCTCGAGCGGCGGCTTCTCGGACAAGTTCGCCCGGCCGGCGTACCAAGAGCAGGCCGTCCCGGCGTACCTCAAGAACGCCATCGGAGGCCGGTTCGAGGGCCTGTTCAACGCGTCGGGCCGCGGGTTCCCGGACGTCAGCGCGCAGAGCTTCAACCTCACGTTCGTCAACGAGGGCCAGCTGTCCGGGTTCCAGGGGAcgagcgccgcggcgccgatCTGGGCGGGCATGGTCGGCTCCGTCAACGCGGCGCTCATCCAGGCGGGGAAGCCGCCGATGGGGTTCATCAACCCGTGGCTGTACGGCGCCGGGCTGCAGGCCCTCAACGACGTGGCGGCCGGGCAGTCGGTGGGATGTACCGGGACGACCGGGTTCGGGACGAAGAAGTTCCCGCCCGAGTTCGGGGCCAAGATCGTGCCCAACGCGAGCTGGCCGTCTGTTGCGGGATGGGACGCCGTTTCGGGACTCGGCACGCCTGATATCGGCAAGATGCTGGCGCTGAGGATGGCCATGTGA